From Psychroflexus torquis ATCC 700755, the proteins below share one genomic window:
- the lysA gene encoding diaminopimelate decarboxylase has product MTHANLLEVTQQFGSPVYVYDSETIINQYKRLTEAFKKVKHLRLHYAVKALSNLSILRLFNQLGSGLDTVSIQEVKLGIAAGVNPKKIIFTPNGVSIGELEEAVGLGVQINIDNLLILEQFGTKHPKVPVCIRINPHVMAGGNTNISVGHIDSKFGISIHQMPHVLRIVENTGMTINGIHMHTGSDILDIGVFLYAAEILFDVAAKFQNLEFLDFGSGFKVPYHEGDIETDVEELGTKLTKRFNEFCKSYGKDLTLAFEPGKFLVSEAGFFLAKVNVVKQTTSTVFAQIDSGFNHLVRPMFYGSNHDIINISHPKRNKRFYSVVGYICETDTFANNKMITEISEGDILAFKNAGAYCYSMASNYNSRFRPPEVLWHKGKAHLIRQRETFDDIVRNQLEVAL; this is encoded by the coding sequence ATGACACATGCAAATCTTTTAGAAGTCACCCAACAGTTTGGGAGTCCTGTTTACGTTTATGATTCAGAAACGATAATAAATCAATATAAACGCCTGACAGAAGCATTCAAAAAAGTAAAACATTTGCGTTTACATTATGCAGTTAAAGCCCTTTCAAATTTAAGTATTCTCCGTTTGTTCAATCAGTTGGGAAGTGGTTTAGATACAGTCTCTATACAAGAAGTGAAGCTTGGTATAGCCGCTGGGGTAAATCCTAAAAAAATTATATTTACTCCCAATGGCGTTTCTATAGGAGAATTGGAAGAAGCTGTAGGTTTGGGAGTTCAAATTAACATAGATAATTTGCTTATTTTAGAGCAATTTGGAACAAAACATCCAAAAGTTCCTGTTTGTATTAGAATAAACCCACATGTCATGGCTGGTGGAAACACCAATATTTCTGTAGGTCATATAGATTCTAAATTTGGTATTTCTATACATCAAATGCCTCATGTATTACGTATTGTTGAAAATACAGGAATGACTATCAATGGCATTCACATGCATACTGGTAGTGATATTTTGGATATTGGGGTTTTTCTTTATGCAGCTGAAATTTTATTTGATGTTGCCGCTAAATTTCAGAATCTTGAATTCTTAGATTTTGGAAGTGGATTTAAAGTTCCTTACCATGAGGGAGATATCGAAACAGACGTAGAAGAATTAGGCACAAAATTGACAAAACGTTTCAACGAATTTTGTAAATCCTACGGTAAAGATTTAACCTTAGCCTTTGAGCCAGGTAAATTTTTGGTAAGTGAAGCTGGTTTCTTTTTGGCCAAAGTTAATGTTGTTAAGCAAACAACCTCTACAGTGTTTGCTCAGATTGATTCTGGTTTCAATCATTTAGTTCGGCCTATGTTTTATGGTTCTAACCATGATATTATAAATATATCCCACCCAAAGCGCAATAAAAGATTTTATTCAGTTGTCGGTTACATTTGCGAAACTGACACCTTTGCCAATAATAAAATGATTACTGAAATAAGCGAAGGTGATATTCTAGCTTTTAAAAACGCTGGTGCCTATTGTTACTCGATGGCGAGTAACTATAATTCTAGATTTAGACCCCCAGAGGTTTTATGGCATAAAGGTAAAGCTCACCTGATTAGGCAGCGAGAAACCTTTGATGATATCGTAAGAAACCAATTGGAAGTAGCACTTTAA
- a CDS encoding M28 family metallopeptidase — translation MRKVITIAFLGFASLFYGQVDTRIYDIVDEVSAEKLEYNVQNLVDFGTRNTFSETESDTRGIGAARRWIKGEFERISKNCGDCLTVFYQSETVTPEMGNRIPKTAEIVNVVAVQKGKKYPNSYIIMSGDIDSRASDTQDFKTDAPGANDNATGIAGAMEAARVLSQYEFDHSIVYVGLSGEEQGLYGGQFLANYAKENEWNIIGVLNNDMIGNIEGLDGVIDNRTFRIFSEAYNPTETDRERQMKRFYGGEVDGSSRQLARYVHKTTQTYMPEMNPMMVYRLDRFGRGGHHKPFNDLGFPGIRIMEAHENYNRQHQDIRTEDGIEYGDVIDHVNFDYHKKLTAVNAISMASLAWAPPAPTEVEIGGIVEPSVKLAWKQRDAKDIKGYKIYWRMTTSPTWDHFRYVENVNEVTLKGIIIDNFYFGVAAIGKNGHESAVVFPSKIMR, via the coding sequence ATGAGAAAAGTTATTACGATTGCCTTTTTAGGATTTGCAAGTCTGTTTTACGGCCAAGTAGATACTAGAATTTATGATATTGTGGATGAAGTATCAGCTGAAAAACTTGAATACAACGTTCAAAACCTAGTTGATTTCGGAACCCGAAACACCTTTAGTGAAACAGAAAGCGATACTCGTGGTATTGGTGCAGCTAGACGATGGATCAAAGGAGAGTTCGAACGTATTTCAAAAAACTGTGGTGATTGCCTTACTGTTTTCTATCAAAGTGAAACCGTTACGCCAGAAATGGGAAATCGAATACCTAAAACTGCAGAAATAGTTAATGTCGTAGCAGTTCAAAAAGGAAAGAAATATCCAAATTCATACATTATTATGAGCGGTGATATCGATTCTAGAGCGTCAGACACTCAAGATTTTAAAACAGACGCTCCAGGAGCCAATGACAATGCTACTGGAATTGCCGGGGCTATGGAAGCTGCCCGAGTTCTAAGTCAATATGAGTTTGACCATAGTATTGTTTACGTCGGCTTGAGTGGAGAAGAACAAGGTTTGTATGGCGGACAGTTTTTGGCTAACTATGCTAAGGAAAATGAATGGAATATCATTGGAGTCCTCAATAACGATATGATAGGAAATATTGAAGGTTTGGATGGAGTTATCGACAACCGCACGTTTAGGATCTTTAGTGAAGCTTACAATCCAACTGAAACTGACAGGGAGAGACAAATGAAGCGTTTTTATGGTGGAGAAGTAGATGGAAGTTCTAGACAACTTGCTAGATATGTTCATAAAACAACGCAAACCTATATGCCAGAAATGAATCCTATGATGGTATACAGGTTAGACCGTTTTGGTCGTGGAGGTCACCATAAACCTTTTAATGATTTAGGTTTCCCAGGGATACGGATCATGGAAGCTCATGAAAATTATAATCGGCAGCATCAAGATATTCGAACAGAAGATGGTATTGAATATGGCGATGTCATCGACCATGTCAATTTTGACTATCATAAAAAATTAACGGCTGTAAATGCTATCTCTATGGCTAGTTTAGCATGGGCTCCTCCTGCCCCAACCGAGGTAGAGATCGGTGGTATTGTAGAACCCTCTGTAAAACTTGCATGGAAACAGAGAGATGCTAAAGATATTAAAGGCTATAAGATTTACTGGAGAATGACAACTTCTCCTACGTGGGATCATTTTAGATATGTTGAAAATGTGAATGAAGTGACTCTAAAAGGAATTATTATCGATAATTTTTACTTTGGAGTAGCAGCGATTGGAAAAAATGGTCATGAAAGCGCAGTCGTCTTTCCTTCAAAAATCATGAGATAA
- the acs gene encoding acetate--CoA ligase — MDYKEVYLKSIEHPEEFWLEESKKIKWFKAPTKAFEQTSEGIYNWFPDGETNLSYLCLDQHVEDGYGDEIALIYDSAVRQKQVKYTYSEVLEKVSKLAGGLKELGVEKGDRVIIYMPMISHSLFSMLACARIGAIHSVVFGGFAPDELAIRIDDAKPKVIITATSGIEVDRLIAYKPMLDEAIEKAKHKVEKVIVFNRKLGVEFEEKPYDIDYLELMEKAKPVNAVALKSQDPSYILYTSGTTGSPKGVVRDIGGYAVGLKFSMENIYGTKPGDTFWAASDVGWVVGHSYIVYAPMIQRNTTIIYEGKPVKTPDAGAFWRVIEDHKVNVMFTAPTAFRAIKKEDPHGEFIKKYDISSLKYQFLAGERCDETTLKWAQNHLKIPVIDHWWQTESGWPNVANFMGMDALPIKLGSSGKPVPGYDLVILSEEGEVLPANTEGYICSKLPLPPGFMQTLWDNHERYKNGYLSKFPGYYFSGDGGFIDEEGYVFITGRIDDVINVSGHRLSTASLEEVVSQHPSVAECAVVALQDALKGEVPLAIVVPILGDEDYESYKMQTEIVQLVRDKIGPIAALKNVVIVKRLPKTRSGKTLRRTLKKLVAGEPYKLPSTIEDPMVISEIIEIFDQQKIGAFSFNKNQVTQSLKALTTSYYNIDSLAKYIDVYRISQNDPENFWNTIAERNFVWRKKWDSVLKWNREKAEVSWFEGAQLNITENAIDRHLKTRGNKTAIIWEPNNPDEEALHITYNELSKRVNKMANVLKRNGVLKGDRVCIYLPMIPELAISTLACARIGAVHSVVFAGFSASALSSRINDSDCKMVITSDGSYRGSKTIDLKGIVDEALESTPSVECVLVAKRTFSKIEMTENRDVWLHEELKKVDDKCEVEIMDAEDMLFILYTSGSTGTPKGMVHTTAGYMVYTAFSFKNVFQYKENDVYWCTADIGWITGHSYIVYGPLLNGATTLMFEGVPSYPDFGRFWDIIDKYKVNQFYTAPTAIRALAKQDIKFVNQYDLSSLKVLGSVGEPINEEAWNWYNENIGKKKCPIVDTWWQTETGGIMISPIPFVTPTKPTYATLPLPGIQPSLMDEKGNEIKGNSSSGRLCIKHPWPSMARTVYGDHQRYIDTYFSAYENIYFTGDGALRDEVGYYRITGRVDDVIIVSGHNLGTAPIEDAINEHPAVAESAIVGFPHQVKGNALAGFIILKNDGESRNRENLSKEINQLISSKIGPIAKLDRVHFVSGLPKTRSGKIMRRIMRKVSCNEADQIGDVSTLLDPTIVDEIKEKVAPFLYE; from the coding sequence ATGGATTATAAAGAAGTATATCTAAAAAGCATTGAACACCCAGAAGAATTCTGGCTGGAAGAGTCTAAAAAAATAAAGTGGTTTAAAGCTCCAACCAAAGCCTTTGAGCAGACTTCAGAAGGGATTTACAATTGGTTTCCAGATGGAGAGACCAACTTGAGTTATTTATGTTTAGACCAGCACGTTGAAGATGGATATGGTGATGAGATAGCTCTTATATATGATTCTGCAGTAAGGCAGAAGCAAGTCAAGTATACCTACAGCGAAGTTTTAGAAAAAGTATCTAAACTTGCCGGTGGACTAAAAGAATTGGGTGTTGAAAAGGGAGACCGGGTCATCATTTATATGCCTATGATTTCTCACTCTTTATTCAGTATGCTGGCATGTGCTAGGATAGGAGCTATACACTCTGTAGTTTTTGGAGGTTTTGCTCCAGATGAATTGGCGATAAGAATAGATGATGCGAAACCAAAAGTTATTATAACTGCCACTTCAGGTATAGAAGTCGATAGACTTATTGCCTATAAACCAATGCTAGATGAGGCGATTGAAAAGGCAAAGCATAAAGTTGAAAAAGTAATCGTCTTCAACAGGAAATTAGGTGTCGAATTTGAGGAAAAACCTTACGATATAGATTACTTAGAATTGATGGAAAAGGCTAAGCCAGTAAATGCAGTAGCTTTAAAATCTCAAGACCCCTCCTATATTCTATACACATCTGGAACTACTGGTTCACCAAAAGGAGTGGTAAGAGACATTGGTGGTTATGCTGTTGGTCTTAAATTTTCAATGGAAAATATCTATGGCACCAAACCAGGAGACACCTTTTGGGCTGCTTCGGATGTAGGGTGGGTCGTAGGACACAGTTATATAGTCTATGCCCCGATGATTCAAAGAAATACGACTATCATTTATGAAGGTAAACCTGTAAAAACACCAGATGCTGGCGCTTTTTGGAGAGTGATAGAAGATCACAAAGTGAATGTTATGTTTACAGCACCCACTGCGTTTAGAGCTATCAAAAAGGAAGATCCACATGGTGAATTTATAAAAAAATATGACATCTCTTCTTTGAAATATCAGTTTTTAGCAGGAGAGCGATGCGATGAAACCACCTTGAAATGGGCACAGAATCACCTAAAAATTCCTGTAATCGACCATTGGTGGCAAACAGAATCGGGATGGCCTAATGTTGCCAATTTTATGGGAATGGATGCTTTACCAATTAAGCTGGGTTCCTCGGGCAAGCCTGTTCCAGGATATGATCTTGTCATACTTTCTGAAGAAGGCGAGGTCTTACCAGCTAATACAGAAGGTTACATCTGTTCTAAACTACCACTTCCTCCTGGATTTATGCAAACGCTTTGGGATAATCACGAGCGTTATAAAAATGGCTATTTGAGTAAGTTTCCTGGGTATTATTTTTCTGGGGATGGCGGTTTTATAGACGAAGAGGGTTACGTATTTATAACTGGAAGAATTGATGATGTTATCAATGTTTCTGGTCATCGTCTTTCTACTGCTTCTCTCGAGGAAGTGGTGTCTCAACACCCTTCTGTTGCTGAATGTGCAGTAGTTGCCCTACAAGATGCCCTTAAAGGTGAAGTCCCTTTAGCTATTGTCGTTCCAATATTGGGCGATGAAGATTATGAATCTTACAAAATGCAAACTGAAATCGTGCAACTGGTAAGGGATAAAATTGGACCTATTGCAGCATTAAAAAATGTAGTCATCGTTAAACGACTTCCGAAAACAAGAAGTGGTAAAACCTTAAGAAGAACACTTAAAAAATTGGTGGCTGGAGAACCCTACAAACTCCCATCTACTATCGAGGATCCGATGGTAATAAGTGAGATTATAGAGATTTTTGATCAACAAAAAATCGGTGCATTTAGTTTTAATAAAAATCAAGTTACACAATCTCTAAAAGCGCTTACCACTAGTTATTATAACATCGATTCTTTAGCAAAATATATCGATGTCTACAGGATTTCTCAAAATGATCCAGAGAATTTCTGGAATACCATTGCAGAAAGAAACTTTGTATGGAGAAAAAAATGGGATTCCGTATTAAAATGGAATCGCGAAAAAGCAGAGGTAAGTTGGTTTGAAGGAGCTCAACTCAATATTACCGAAAATGCTATAGATAGGCATTTAAAGACTAGGGGGAATAAAACGGCGATTATTTGGGAACCTAACAATCCAGATGAAGAAGCTCTTCATATCACTTATAATGAGTTGTCTAAGCGCGTCAATAAAATGGCGAATGTGTTGAAAAGAAATGGTGTCCTAAAAGGAGATCGCGTATGCATTTATTTACCTATGATTCCAGAGTTGGCTATTTCAACCTTGGCTTGTGCTAGGATTGGAGCAGTTCACTCTGTTGTATTTGCAGGATTTTCAGCGTCTGCACTCTCTTCAAGAATTAACGATTCAGATTGTAAGATGGTCATCACTTCCGATGGGTCATACCGCGGTTCTAAAACTATTGATCTAAAAGGTATTGTAGATGAAGCTTTGGAAAGCACGCCTTCAGTAGAATGTGTTTTGGTAGCTAAGCGAACGTTTTCTAAAATTGAGATGACAGAAAATCGAGATGTCTGGCTTCATGAAGAATTGAAAAAAGTAGATGATAAATGTGAAGTAGAAATCATGGATGCTGAAGATATGCTTTTCATACTCTATACTTCAGGTTCTACGGGAACTCCAAAAGGGATGGTACATACGACAGCTGGATATATGGTATATACTGCGTTTTCATTTAAAAATGTTTTCCAATACAAAGAAAATGATGTGTACTGGTGTACAGCAGATATAGGGTGGATTACTGGCCATTCTTATATTGTTTATGGTCCCCTTCTTAATGGAGCAACAACCTTGATGTTTGAAGGTGTTCCGTCTTATCCAGATTTTGGAAGATTCTGGGATATCATAGATAAATATAAAGTGAATCAATTTTACACCGCTCCTACAGCAATTAGAGCATTGGCTAAGCAGGACATTAAGTTTGTTAATCAATACGATTTATCATCCCTGAAAGTTTTAGGAAGTGTAGGAGAGCCTATTAATGAAGAAGCTTGGAATTGGTACAATGAAAATATTGGCAAAAAGAAGTGCCCCATCGTAGATACGTGGTGGCAAACTGAAACAGGAGGTATTATGATTTCTCCAATTCCTTTTGTAACTCCAACTAAGCCTACTTATGCCACGCTTCCTCTACCAGGTATACAGCCTTCTTTAATGGATGAAAAAGGAAATGAAATTAAAGGGAATAGCAGTTCTGGACGACTTTGTATTAAGCATCCTTGGCCAAGTATGGCAAGAACTGTTTATGGAGATCATCAACGGTATATCGACACTTATTTTTCAGCTTATGAAAATATTTATTTCACTGGAGATGGGGCTCTCAGAGATGAGGTGGGTTACTACCGTATAACAGGTAGAGTAGACGATGTCATCATAGTGTCTGGTCATAATTTAGGAACTGCACCAATAGAAGATGCTATCAATGAGCATCCAGCAGTTGCAGAGTCTGCTATTGTGGGATTTCCTCACCAAGTGAAGGGAAATGCTTTAGCTGGGTTTATCATTTTGAAAAACGATGGAGAATCCAGAAATAGGGAAAATTTAAGCAAAGAAATCAATCAATTAATTTCAAGTAAAATAGGCCCTATAGCCAAGTTGGATCGTGTTCATTTTGTTTCTGGTTTACCTAAAACTCGAAGTGGAAAGATCATGAGAAGAATTATGAGAAAGGTATCTTGCAACGAAGCAGATCAAATAGGAGACGTCTCAACGTTGCTTGATCCTACAATTGTTGATGAGATAAAAGAAAAGGTAGCCCCTTTTTTATACGAATAA
- the pheT gene encoding phenylalanine--tRNA ligase subunit beta: protein MKISFNWLKQFINTKWSAEETEVLLTDLGLEVEGIEAFESIKGRLEGILVGRVESCESHPNADRLKLTKVNIGTDTLLTIVCGAPNVAEGQLVPVATIGTTLYDDKGQPWTIKKGKIRGEVSEGMICAEDEIGLGGSHDGIMVLEDALIPGTPLNEVFPVETDEVFEIGLTPNRADAMSHWGVARDLRAGLIQNEINLPIDTPSVSSFHVENRSNRVSIEVKKPKLAPRYCGVTVSGIEVKESPDWLKNKLKAIGINPKNTIVDATNYVMHELGQPLHAFDLDKIKDRKIQVKTLKSGTKFTTLDGIERELHEDDLMICDSQKPLCIAGVFGGLESGVTKNTSSIFLESAYFNAVSIRKTAKRHGLNTDASFRYERGIDPNITEFALKRAVLLIQEISGGHVTSDVDDFYPKKIEDFQVFLTFDKINHLIGQEIDSGVIKTILTSLDIKVNNVSESGLGLTIPAYRVDVRREVDVIEEILRVYGYNNIESDSKFNVSVANSSPYDDYKVQNKIADQLVSQGFYETMANSLTTKSYVDLIDDLKEEHNVNILNALSSDLGVMRQSMLCSGLESLSYNINRKSTDLKFFEFGKTYHKFNSDYKELKHLSLFLTGFKSSKTWIRPQETTSFFELKGILASIFEKLGITDLSFQTVESSLFSEGLMGKIKAQTIVEFGRVTPHILKSFDIDQEVLYADVHWDAVLEVIQNHQLKIKDIPKYPSTQRDFALLLDKSVKFDDLKTSAFKTDKTILKEVDLFDVYEGDKLPEEKKSYALRFKFIDEEKTLTDKQVDKVMTKLQNRFETEFGASLR, encoded by the coding sequence ATGAAGATTTCTTTCAATTGGTTAAAACAATTCATCAATACAAAATGGTCTGCAGAAGAGACTGAAGTTTTACTTACAGATTTAGGTCTTGAAGTAGAAGGCATTGAAGCATTTGAATCTATAAAAGGTAGGCTAGAAGGTATCCTTGTGGGTCGTGTAGAATCTTGTGAATCCCATCCTAATGCTGACCGGCTGAAGTTAACTAAAGTCAATATTGGTACAGATACATTACTAACTATTGTTTGCGGAGCTCCAAATGTTGCTGAAGGTCAATTAGTTCCTGTTGCAACCATTGGTACTACTTTATATGATGATAAAGGCCAACCCTGGACTATTAAGAAAGGCAAGATAAGAGGAGAAGTAAGTGAAGGTATGATTTGTGCCGAAGATGAAATAGGCCTTGGTGGAAGTCACGATGGAATAATGGTGTTGGAAGATGCATTAATACCTGGAACACCCCTAAATGAAGTATTTCCGGTTGAAACTGATGAGGTTTTTGAAATTGGTTTAACACCCAACAGAGCAGACGCTATGTCTCATTGGGGAGTAGCAAGAGATTTAAGAGCTGGATTAATTCAAAATGAAATCAACTTACCTATTGACACCCCTTCTGTGAGTAGTTTTCATGTTGAAAACAGAAGCAACAGAGTGTCTATAGAAGTGAAAAAACCCAAATTGGCCCCAAGATATTGTGGAGTTACTGTTTCGGGTATTGAGGTAAAGGAATCACCAGACTGGTTAAAAAATAAACTAAAAGCTATAGGAATAAATCCTAAAAACACTATTGTAGATGCCACAAATTATGTGATGCATGAGTTAGGACAACCTCTGCATGCTTTTGATTTAGACAAAATTAAAGATCGAAAAATTCAAGTTAAAACTTTAAAGAGTGGGACTAAGTTTACCACTTTAGACGGGATAGAAAGAGAACTTCATGAGGACGACTTAATGATTTGTGACTCACAAAAACCACTTTGTATAGCTGGGGTTTTCGGGGGTCTAGAATCTGGGGTTACAAAAAACACGTCTAGCATATTTCTAGAAAGTGCTTACTTTAATGCTGTAAGCATTCGTAAAACTGCTAAAAGGCACGGTCTCAATACAGACGCTTCTTTTAGATACGAAAGAGGTATAGATCCTAATATTACAGAATTCGCTCTTAAAAGAGCGGTTTTATTAATTCAAGAAATTTCAGGAGGTCATGTCACTAGTGATGTAGATGATTTTTATCCTAAGAAAATTGAAGATTTTCAAGTGTTTCTAACTTTTGATAAAATAAATCATTTGATAGGACAGGAAATTGATTCTGGGGTCATTAAAACAATTCTCACCTCTCTGGACATCAAGGTAAACAATGTTTCGGAAAGTGGATTGGGACTTACTATCCCCGCTTATAGAGTAGATGTGCGAAGGGAAGTGGATGTTATTGAGGAGATTTTGAGAGTATATGGGTATAATAATATTGAATCTGATAGCAAGTTCAATGTTTCTGTTGCCAACTCATCTCCTTACGACGACTATAAAGTCCAAAATAAAATAGCAGACCAACTCGTGTCCCAAGGTTTCTATGAAACGATGGCTAATTCTTTGACGACCAAATCCTACGTAGATTTAATCGACGACCTTAAGGAAGAACATAATGTAAATATTCTCAACGCTTTAAGTTCCGATCTTGGCGTTATGAGACAATCTATGCTATGTTCTGGCTTGGAATCTCTAAGCTATAATATCAATAGAAAAAGTACCGATTTAAAATTCTTTGAATTTGGTAAAACCTACCACAAATTCAACTCAGATTATAAGGAGCTTAAGCACTTGTCTTTATTTCTGACTGGTTTTAAATCTTCTAAGACTTGGATTAGACCTCAAGAAACGACTAGCTTTTTTGAACTCAAAGGAATCTTAGCAAGTATTTTCGAAAAACTTGGTATTACAGATCTTTCCTTTCAGACTGTAGAATCTTCATTGTTTTCAGAAGGTCTTATGGGTAAAATAAAAGCTCAAACCATTGTTGAATTTGGAAGAGTAACCCCTCATATTTTAAAATCTTTTGATATTGATCAAGAAGTTTTATATGCAGATGTTCACTGGGATGCCGTCTTAGAGGTCATTCAAAATCATCAATTAAAAATAAAAGACATACCTAAGTATCCTTCTACTCAAAGGGATTTTGCATTACTTTTAGATAAATCGGTGAAATTTGATGATCTTAAAACATCAGCCTTCAAAACAGATAAGACTATTCTTAAGGAGGTAGATTTATTCGACGTTTATGAAGGAGACAAGTTACCTGAAGAAAAAAAGAGCTATGCGCTTAGGTTTAAATTTATAGATGAAGAGAAAACACTTACCGATAAGCAGGTGGATAAAGTCATGACTAAACTCCAAAATCGATTTGAAACTGAATTCGGCGCTAGTTTAAGATAA
- a CDS encoding PaaI family thioesterase, whose protein sequence is MDLQDDFVKRMIEDFVPIHKFLGLQVLDIKKDYVKVRVPFRAEVVGDIRSNRWHGGIITTVMDSVGGIVGGTHLSSIKDKMATIDIRVDFLSPVHGKAIIVEGKTLRLGSRIFVANMKCWLEEDPNKEVLAEGRGVYNFIRLQKG, encoded by the coding sequence ATGGATTTACAAGACGACTTTGTAAAGCGAATGATTGAAGATTTTGTACCAATCCATAAATTCTTAGGTTTACAAGTGTTGGATATCAAGAAAGATTACGTCAAAGTAAGAGTTCCTTTTAGAGCTGAAGTGGTTGGAGACATAAGATCCAACCGATGGCATGGAGGTATTATTACGACGGTTATGGATTCAGTAGGTGGGATTGTAGGAGGAACTCATCTAAGCTCTATAAAGGATAAGATGGCCACCATAGATATAAGAGTTGATTTTTTAAGTCCTGTTCATGGCAAAGCCATAATTGTAGAAGGAAAGACTTTGAGGTTAGGATCTAGAATTTTTGTTGCTAACATGAAATGTTGGCTAGAGGAAGACCCTAATAAGGAGGTTTTAGCAGAAGGAAGAGGAGTCTATAATTTCATACGTTTACAAAAAGGCTGA